Sequence from the Rhodococcus jostii RHA1 genome:
CACCCCGTGGGGGCGTCCGCTACTGGACGTGCGCCGCGCGTTGACCCGGCAGGCCTGCGCGGAACTGGGACTGAGCCCGCACGAGGACCCGCACAACGCCTCCCCCGACTTCGTGCGGGTGCGGCTGCGCACCGAGGTGCTGCCGCTGCTCGAGGACGTCCTGGGCGGCGGCGTCGCCGGGGCCCTCGCCCGCACCGGGGAACACCTGCGCGAGGAAGGTGCGGTCCTCGACGCGATGGCCGCCGACGCCCAGGCAAAGGCCGTGGTGGAAGGCGAAATCGACACCGCCCTGCTCGCTCTGTCGGCGCCACCGGTCCGCCGGCGGGTGCTGCGCAGCTGGCTCCTCGCGGCCGGTGCCCGCGGTCTCGGAGACACCCAGCTGCGGGCCGTGGACGACCTCGTCGCACGGTGGCGGGGACAGGGGCAGGTGGCGATCGGGGGCGGAACACCGGACGCGAGGTTCGTGGTCCGCCGACGACGTGGCAGGCTGAACGTCGGATTGGACGACCGACGAAGGGTTTGATCGCGTGTACGAAGGCGACATCGCATCGGTACTGATCTCCGAGGACGAGATCCGTCGACGTACCGTCGAACTGGCCGAGGAGATCGCCAAGCGCTACCCGGAGGGCGCCCCGGAGGGGGATCTGCTCCTGGTGGGTGTCCTCAAGGGCGCCATCTTCTTCATGACCGACTTCGCGCGGGCCCTCCCCATCCCCACCCAGATGGAGTTCATGGCCGTCAGCTCCTACGGGTCGTCCACGTCGTCCTCGGGCGTCGTGCGCATCCTCAAGGACCTCGACAAGGACATCGCAGGCCGGCACGTGCTGATCGTCGAGGACATCATCGACTCCGGTCTGACGCTGTCCTGGCTGATGCGCAACCTGTCGAGCCGCAACCCCGCGTCGCTCGAGGTCGTCACGCTGCTGCGCAAGCCCGACGCCATCAAGGTCGACGTCAACGTCGCGAACGTCGGCTTCGACATTCCCAACGAATTCGTCGTCGGGTACGGCCTCGACTACGCCGAGCGTTACCGCGACCTGCCGTACATCGGGACCCTCGAGCCTTCCGTCTACGGCGGCTGATCTCCGCGCCGCCCGTCAGCGGACGGGTTCGTGGGATACGGCGAGCTCCAGCGCCCGCAGGTCCTGCTCCAGTTGCCGGAACAGCCAGTACACGCCGACGAACGCGAAGATGCCGCCGACGCACAGGATGCGGACCGCGATGATCACCAGCGTGATCTCGTCGGGCGACAGGAACGTCACCCCGGCCACACCGGCCAGCGGAACCGAGGCGGCCACCGCGAGATACAGCGTGCTCCGGCGGTCGAGACCCCGCAGTTTGTGCGCGTCGGCGCTGCTGGCGATGTCCTGCGGCAGCAGGGTCGGGTAGATGCAGCGCACCGCGAAGAACGCCACCACGAAGAACGGGTACGCCACCGACACGGCACCGCACACGATCAATGATGCGATGAAGTGCACGTACGCGCCCGGCGGCACGTTCCCCGCCGCGAGTTGCAGGGAAATCGGATAGGCGATGCCCGCGATGACCCACAACCCGAACACCACGAGCACGACGCGGTCGCCGAGCAGCAGCGTGTCGGTGCGGGCCCGGGCCAGCGTCTGGCGGTCGTACGTTTTCCCCTTGCGCAGACCCCGCGGAACGAGCAGCGGATATCGGCACCAGTAGAGCAGCATGATCGCGCCCAACGGGAACGCGATCGAATTGATCACCAATTGGATCGATTCGAACGAGTGCTGGGCCTCCGGCGTCAGATTGCTGATGATCAGCATCTTGTTGTGGTGATAGTTGTAGGCGCCCGCGAGGGCATTCGGCACCGCGATACCGATCACCAGAATCGGGAGGGCGAATCGGCGCAGCCGCATGCGCCAACTGTTCGGCGGCGGATCGACGAGGTCCCGGGCCCGCGGATTCAGGCACAGGTCGAATTGCTGGGCCAGTTCGGCGCCGGACGACCACCGGTCCTCCGGTTTCGGTGCCAGACACGTCAGCAGCACCCGTCGCAGCGACGGCGGGCAGTCGTAGGGCAACTGGTCCAGAAATTCGGGGTCGATGTCGCGGCTGCGGCGGTCCAGCATCGCTTCGAGTGCGACGAGCGACTCGCTCGACACGTCCTCGTCCTCGAACGGACGCCGCCCGCACATCAGCTCCCACAGCATCACCCCGAGGGCGAAGATGTCGCTGCGGGTGTCGAGGTCCGCCGCCGTCCCCGGCATGCCGCGGTGACACGCCTCGAGCTGCTCGGGCGACATGTACGCCAGGGACCCGCCGAAGTAGGCGAGCGGTGACGCCCCGGTGACGGTGTCGCTGAAACTGATGTTGAAATCGGCTAGCTTCGGCACACCCTCGGCCGTCAACAGGATATTGGCGGGCTTGATGTCGCGGTGCAGGACGCCGCGCTTACCGGCGTAGTCGAGGGCTTCGGCCAGTCGCCGCCCCAGCCACGCGATGGTCTCCGGCCAGGTGAGCGACGCGATCTCGTCCCGCACACTCGAGTCGGTGGGCCTGAGCTCGCCCTTCTCCCGCATCTCCTCGTCGACCACGTCCAGCAGCAGACTGCCCGTCCGGTCCTGTTCCGGGGTCACACGCACGCGGCGCAGCACCCGCAGCAGGGTGCCACCCGGCAGGTACTGCATGTAGAGGAGGCGTAGCTGGCGGTCTTCGAGCAACCGCTGGTCGAACACGCGCACGATGTAGTTGTGGTCGAGCTGAGCGAGGGTCTGCGGCTCGTTCCCCTTGTCGTGCGAGATCTTCACCGCGACGAGTCGCTGCATCGACCGCTGTCGTGCCAGGAACACGCGGCCGAACGCGCCGCTGCCCAGGCCCATCAGCAAGTCGAAGTCGTCGACCTGCTGACCGACCTCCACATCGTCGAGAGCCGCATTGCTCGGCGGCTTGGTGATGAGCGTGTCCGGCTGCCTGGCGGTCACGGTCGGACCGGCGGCCGCGGTTTGTTCGGCGGCGGCGGTTTGTTCGGCGGCGGCGGTCTGCTCGGCGGTCATCGTCCGTGCGGACACGGTGTGCGCAGCAACCACCGTCGACGGGCCGGCCGCGACCGTCGCTTCGCTGCTCTCGTGTTCGGAGTTCGTGACTCCGACGGTCCGTTCGGCAGAGTCCGATCCAGCGGCCGATCCGTCTCTGCCCGACCCGTTTCCTCTGGTCATTGCACATCGAGGGTTCTACTGGGCGGGTTCTCTGGGCACATCGAGGTTGTCTGGAGCGGTGTGAAGAGTCCCATCCAGGGACAAGCGAATGGTAACCCCACAGACCTACCGTATCCAGCGCGAATACTCGAAATGCCTGCTTCGCTGCACCATATACTCGGGTAATGGGGGACTCCCCGTTCACCTCAGCCGTCGTCGTCGCCGAGCAGGTTCGCTCGGGCGTCTCGAGCCCGATGGAGCATGTCGAGGCCGCGCTCGCGGCCATCGAACAGCGTGAACCGAAGATTCAGGCGTTCGTCACCGTCCTCGCCGAACAGGCCCGAGCCGACGCGCTCGCCCTCTCCCGCAGGCCGGATCTGTCCACACTTCCGCTGGCAGGAGTGCCCGTCGCGATCAAAGACGTCATCTCGGTGGCCGGGCTGCCGATGCGCGAGGGATCGGGTGCGACCAGTGCCGAACCGAGGGTCGCCGATCACCCGGTCGTCGCGCGACTGCGGGCGGCGGGAGCGGTGGTCGTGGGCCTGACCACCCTCCCCGAACTGGCGGTGTGGGGAACCACCGACGCGCCCGGCCACATCACCCGCAATCCGTGGAATCCGTCCCTGACCTGTGGGGGTTCGTCCGGGGGAGCCGCCGCCGCCGTCGCCGCGGGGATGGTGCCCCTGGCCCACGGGACCGACGGTCTGGGGTCGATCCGCATCCCGTCGGCGAACTGCGGAGTGTTCGGTATCAAACCGGGCAGGGGAGTCGTGCCGTCCGAACTCGGCGCCACCTCGTGGTTCGGCATGGCCGAGAACGGGCCCATCGCCACGACCGTCGACGACGCTGCCCTCATGCTGTCCGTCCTCGCCGATCGACCCGAACTCGCGCGGATCGGCGCATCGGAACCGTTGCGGATCGCGGTGGCGGCAGGGTCGCCGACGTTCCTTGCCACGGTCGATCCGCAGTGGCGGGACGCGGCCGTGCGCGCCGGCACGGAACTGACCGGCTCGGGTCACGACGTCGAGCCCGCGACGTTGCCCTACCCGGTCAACCTGCTCCCCGTGCTCGCCCGCTGGACCGCGGGAACGGCCGCCGACGCGAAGGGACTCGATCTGCGGCGACTGCAGCCGCGGACCCGCAGGCACGTCGCGCTGGGCCGCGCGCTGGGCCGGTTCGTCCGCCCGGAGCAGGTGGGCAGGCTCGAAGAGTCGCTACGCGCTTTCTTCGAGAACTACGACGTGGTGATCACACCCGCTCTCGCGCAGCCGCCGCTCGCGGCGACGACGTGGAGCGAGCGGTCGTGGCTGTCGAACATCGTGGCCAACGTGCGGTACGCCCCGCTCAGCGCGCTGTGGAATCTCGTCGGGTGGCCTGCGGCGAGTGTCCCCGTCGGCACGCACTCGCATTCGGGCACCCCGCTGGCCGTGCAGATCGCGGCGCCGCCCGGGGGTGAGGCCAGGATCCTGGCCCTGGCCGCTCACATCGAGCGGGTGGGCGGCGGTTGGCCGAGGGTCGCGCCCGCGCGGTGAACTCCCGCACATTCGGACCCGGATCGAGTCCGAGGGAACCGATGGGCAACCGCATGCGTTGAAAGAAAAGAGACCGCTCCCAACGGCGGTTGGCTGCTACCTGGAGTCGCCGGGGTGCCTTCGCGGTAACCTGGTTTGTCCGGTTGGCAGCCGGAAGGCGCACCCGGAAGACCCGCACTCTCGAAAGGACCGGCCATATCGGCCGACCTGTATGAACCGTAAGACTGTGTTTCGAAACCTGGCGATAGTTGCCGGCATCCTGCTGGTGATCTACGCCTTCAGCTACTTCGGCAACGACACGCGCGGATTCCAGGGTGTCGACACCTCCGTGGCGATCGCGCAGCTCGACGCGAACAACGTCGACAAGGCGCAGATCGACGACCGGGAGCAGCAGGTGCGCCTGTGGCTGAAGGACGGCAACGACGCCACCGACGGCAAGACCGAGATCCTCGCGAAGTATCCGGCGTCGGCGTCCGAGCAGATCTTCAACAAGATCTCCGACAAGGGCCTGCAGAGCTATAACACCACGGTCACGCAGGAGAGCTGGCTCACGTCCATCCTGCTGTTCGTCCTGCCGATGGTGATTCTGCTCGGCATCTTCTTCTTCGTGATGAGTCGCATGCAGGGCGGCGGTCGTGGCGGCGTCATGGGCTTCGGCAAGTCGAAGGCCAAGCAGCTCAACAAGGACATGCCGAAGACCACGTTCGCCGACGTCGCGGGTGCGGACGAGGCCGTCGAAGAGCTGTACGAGATCAAGGACTTCCTGCAGAACCCGATGCGCTACCAGTCGCTGGGCGCGAAGATCCCGCGCGGCGTGCTGCTGTACGGGCCGCCCGGAACCGGTAAGACACTTCTCGCCCGCGCGGTGGCAGGCGAGGCCGGCGTCCCGTTCTTCACAATCTCCGGTTCGGACTTCGTCGAGATGTTCGTCGGTGTGGGTGCGTCCCGCGTACGCGACATGTTCGACCAGGCCAAGCAGAACAGCCCCTGCATCATCTTCGTCGACGAGATCGACGCCGTCGGACGCCAGCGTGGCGCCGGCCTCGGCGGCGGTCACGACGAGCGTGAGCAGACCCTCAACCAGTTGCTGGTCGAGATGGACGGTTTCGGTGACCGCACCGGCGTCATCCTCATCGCCGCCACCAACCGCCCCGACATCCTCGACCCGGCGTTGCTGCGCCCGGGCCGCTTCGACCGTCAGATCCCGGTCGGCGCCCCCGACCTCGCCGGTCGTCGCGCCATCCTGAAGGTCCACTCGCAGGGCAAGCCGATCGATCAGCACGCCGACCTCGAGGGCCTGGCCAAGCGCACCGTCGGAATGTCGGGTGCAGATCTGGCCAACGTCATCAACGAGGCCGCGCTGCTCACGGCCCGCGAGAACGGCACCGTCATCACGGAGGCCGCGCTCGAGGAGTCCGTCGACCGTGTCGTCGGCGGTCCCCGCCGCAAGAGCCGCATCATCAGCGAGCACGAGAAGAAGATCACCGCGTACCACGAGGGCGGGCACACGCTCGCCGCGTGGGCGATGCCCGACATCGAGCCTGTCTACAAGGTCACCATCCTCGCCCGCGGCCGCACCGGCGGTCACGCGATGACGGTGCCCGAGGACGACAAGGGCCTGATGACGCGGTCCGAGATGATCGCCCGACTCGTCATGGCGATGGGTGGCCGTGCGGCCGAGGAACTCGTGTTCCACGAGCCGACCACCGGTGCGTCCTCCGACATCGACATGGCAACGAAGATCGCCCGGTCGATGGTCACCGAGTACGGCATGAGCGCCAAGCTGGGTGCGGTGCGGTACGGCCAGGAGGGTGGAGACCCGTTCCTGGGCCGGTCGATGGGTCAGCAGTCCGACTACTCGCACGAGGTCGCGCGCGAGATCGACGAAGAGGTCCGGAACCTCATCGAGGCCGCGCACACCGAGGCGTGGGCGATCCTCAACGAGTACCGCGACGTGCTGGACATCCTGGCCACCGAACTGCTCGAACGCGAGACGCTCACCCGCAAGGATCTCGAGAAGATCTTCCACAGCGTCGAGAAGCGCCCGCGTATCACCGCGTTCAACGACTTCGGTCACCGGACGCCGTCCGACAAGCCGCCGGTCAAGACGCCGCGGGAACTCGCGGTCGAGCGCGGCGAGCCGTGGCCCCAGCAGCCCGAGCCGGTGTTCGCCCAGCAGCAGTCGCAGCAGGCTCCGTCGCAGCAGCAGTACCCGCAGCCGGCGCCCGCCAACGGTTACTCGCAGCCGGCACCGGCCCGGCCGCAGGGTGGGATGACGCAGCCGCGTCCGGACTACGGCGCCCCCGCGGGTTGGTCGGCTCCGGGCTGGCCGCCTCGCGATCCGGGCAACCAGAACCCGGAGGGGCAGTACCCCGGGAACCAGGGTCCGGGGAACCAGTGGAACCCGCCGCACGAGCAGCGTGGCACCGGCGACGACGATGCGCAGACGAGGGCCTGGAAAGGACCGGACGGATCCAACTGATCCGCCCGACACTAGGCTGTTGCTTCGGGACGATCGGTCCCGGTACTGGAGGAGTTTCGGTTGTCGGTGAATCATCTCGGTAGTGAGCCCGTGGCACTCGAGACGGGCCGGGTGTTCGATCAGCCGCGTGCCGAAGCTGCGGTGCGCGAACTGCTGATCGCGATCGGTGAAGATCCGGACCGTCCCGGACTCCGGGATACGCCCTCCCGCGTGGCGCGGTCGTACCGCGAGGTCTTCGCGGGCCTCTACACCGACCCGGACACGGTGCTGAACACGACGTTCGACGAGGGGCACCAGGAGCTGGTGCTCGTTCGCGACATTCCGCTGTACTCCACGTGTGAGCACCATCTCGTGTCGTTCCACGGGGTTGCCCACGTCGGGTACATCCCCGGTAAGACGGGCAAGGTGACCGGGCTGTCGAAGCTGGCGCGCGTCGTCGACCTGTACGCCAAGCGTCCGCAGGTCCAGGAGCGTCTGACCAGCCAGATCGCCGACGCCGTCATGCGCAAGCTCGACCCGCGCGGTGCGATCGTGGTCATCGAGGCCGAGCACCTGTGCATGGCGATGCGGGGCATCCGCAAGCCTGGTGCGAGTACCACCACCTCCGCGGTGCGTGGTCTGCTCCAGTCCAGCGCGGCCTCACGTTCCGAGGCTCTGGACCTTATTCTGCGGAAGTGACCGTGATCGAGCTGCCCTCGCCAGGCCGAACCGTGGTGATGGGCGTCCTGAACGTCACCACCGATTCCTTCTCCGACGGCGGACGCTTCCTCGATCGTGACGCCGCACTCGCGCGCGGTCTCGAGCTGAAGCGTCTCGGCGTCGACATCGTCGACGTCGGTGGCGAGTCCACCCGCCCGGGCGCGGCGCGGGTCGATCCCGACGTCGAAGCCGGTCGCGTCGCACCCGTGATCGCGGATCTGGTGGGCGAGGGCATCTGCGTCAGTGTCGACACGATGCGGGCGTCCGTCGCGGAGGCCGCGATCGAGGCGGGTGCGTCGATCATCAACGACGTCGCCGGTGGCCGCGCGGATGCCGCGATGGCCTCGGTGGTCGCGGACGCCGGAGTGCCGTGGATCCTGATGCACTGGCGTTCGGCTGCCGACTACGTGCACCGCGGCACCGCCGATCACTACGACGACGTGGTCCGGGAGGTTCGGGACGAGCTGATGACCCAGGTCGACCTGGCCGTGAAGGCCGGGGTGGATCCGGGTTCCCTGGTGCTGGATCCGGGTCTGGGTTTTGCGAAGAACGCCGACCACAACTGGGCGCTGCTGAAGGCGCTGCCCGAGTTCAACGAGCTGGGATTCCCCGTCCTGATCGGCGCGTCGCGCAAGCGGTTCCTGGGTTCGCTGTTGGCGGATGCGGACGGGGAGCCGCGGCCGCCCGCCGGACGGGAGATCGCGACCGCCGTCGTTTCGGCGCTCGCCGCGACCCACGGGGCGTGGGGAGTGCGCGTGCACGATGCGCAGGGTTCCCTCGACGCCATCGCGGTCGCCGAGGCCTGGGCAAAGGGTGCAGCCGGACGTGAGTGATCGAATCGAGTTGCGCGGCTTGAAGGTTCGTGGAAATCACGGCGTCTTCGAACACGAGAAGCGGGATGGTCAGGACTTCTACGTCGACATCACCGTGTGGATGGACCTCGCCCCGGCGGCCGCATCGGACGACCTCGACGACACCCTCGACTACGGCGGACTGGCCGAGCGCGCGGCCGCGATCGTCGCGGGGCCCCCACGGGACCTCATCGAGACCGTCGCCGCGGAGATCGCGGACGGGGTGATGACCGACCCTCGCGTCCGGAGCACGGAGGTGGTGTTGCACAAGCCGTCCGCGCCGATTCCGCTGACGTTCGCGGACGTCGCGGTGGTCGCGCACAGGTCGCGGCCATGAGTCGCGCGGTGTTGTCGATCGGATCGAACGTCGGCGACAGTCTTGCCCATCTGCAGTCCGTTCTCGACGGGCTGGGTGACGCGGTCGTGGCGGTCTCTCCGGTGTATTCGACGGCGCCGTGGGGCGGTGTGGAGCAGCAGGACTTCCTCAACGCGGTTCTCGTCGTCGACGATCCCGCACTCGACGGTTACGGCTGGCTGCGACGCGGGCAGGAACTCGAGGCCGCCGCCGACCGGGTGCGGATCGAACGGTGGGGCCCCCGCACGCTCGACGTCGACGTCGTCACGTGCGACGACGTCCGCAGCGACGACCCGGAACTGACGTTGCCGCACCCGAGAGCACACGAGCGTGCGTTCGTGCTGATTCCGTGGCTGGACGTCGAACCCGAGGCCGTCCTGCGGGTCGACGGGACGACGACCCGGGTGGATGCGCTGCTGCCACTGCTGGACGACGACGAACGGGCCGGCGTGCACCGGACGCAACTCGTTCTGGACCGGCGGTCGCGATGAAGCCGGAACCGACGGGCACGATGAAACCCACCCGGATCTGGGATCTGCTGTTCCTGGCCGCTCTCGCCGTCGCCGCCACCTGGATCCTGGTCCGGGTGTTCTACGGCTCGTTTCCGCCGATTCCCGTGTACGCCGGGGCGTCGCTGTACCCGGTCGCGCTGATCGAGGTCGTGCTCGCGTTCATGGTGCGATCCCGGGTCAGCAATCATCAGGTGGGCGACGGACCGCGTCAGCTGCACCCGATCACCGCCGCCCGGGTGGCGGCGCTCGCCAAGGCGTCCGCGCTCGTCGGTGCCGCGACGGCGGGGGTGTGGGGCGGTTTCCTGCTGTACCTGCTTCCGCAGCGGTCGGTGCTCCGGGCTGCGGTCTCGGACACTCCCGGCGCGTGGGTGGGTCTCGTCGCCGCGCTTGCCCTCGTCGGCGCGGCGCTGTGGTTGGAACATTGCTGCCGCACTCCCGACGACCCCTCGGACGAGCCGGCGCACTAGGGCACAGGGGATCGCCGCAGGTCCGATGGAATGCGCGGCGCACCCTTCGCGGCCAAGTACCCTGGCACCATGACGAATCCTGGTCGCCTCAAGTCTGCGCGCCGCAACAGGCGCAGCGCGAGCCAGATGATCGTTGCGGGGTTGCTCGCCCTCGCGGTGATCGCGTCCCTCTTCCTGATCTTCAGCGACAGCGTCCAACTCCTGCGGGTGGGCCTGGTGGCCGCACTGTGGGCCGCCACGGTCGGTGCCATCGCCATGACGAAGTACCGGCGCGAGTCGGCGCTCGACAAGGCGAAGGTCAACGACCTGCAGACCGTCTACGAGTTGCAGCTCGAGCGGGAGATCTCGGCACGGCGCGAATACGAGCTCACCGTCGAGAAGCGGGTGCGCAGCGAGGTGCGCGCCGACGCCGAAGAACTTGCCGCGCTGCGTGCCGAACTCTCGTCGCTCCGCAAGAATCTCGAGGCCCTGTTCGACGGCGCGATGCCGACCGAACGGATCGCGCTGCGGGCGGATTCGACGCGTGTGCAGGAACTTGCAGGCGGGTCGTACAGCAGTTACCAGCCTGCTGCGTCGGGCCTGTACATCCCAGGGGCGGGACATGCCGCCGGGGCGGGGCATCAGAGTGGTTCCGCCCAGTCGTCGCACCACTTCGCGAATCCGGACGACGATCCGGTCACCGCCGAGACGTCCATCGTCGAGCCCGCCTATGCCGGACACACCGAACCCGAGATCGAGATCGAGGTCGAGCCGGAACCGGAGCCCGAGCAGGTTGCCGAGACTCGGCAGGCTCCCGAGCCGGAGCCGGTCGCGGAGGTCGAGCCCGAACCTGTCGCGAAGCCCGAGCCGGAGCCCGACTCAGAGGCAGCGGCAGGGGCAGAGGCCGAGCCCGAAGCGCGGCCGGGCCGCCGACGCGCGCCCGAGGACGACGAACCGTCGGGTGCGCACGCCAACGGGCTGTCGGTCGCCGAGATCATGGCCAACATGCAGTCGGCATCCGGGGCCGCCCAGAGCACCGGCGGCAGGCGTCGCCGGGCCGAATAAGGCCGGACGCGCCCGAGGATCAACCCGCATCGTGTGAGGCATATATCACTCTGCCTGCGCATGGCGGGCCGTGTTAGAGCCGGGCTATCCTCACCCTGGAACGTCTGGTACCCGCCGAGCGGGACTGGAACGAACGAGAGGACGAAGGTGACCTCTTTCGGGATCACTAATGGCCCTGCGCCTGCGAGGTTGACGGTAGGAATCGTCTCCGCCGGCCGGGTCGGTACAGCAATCGGTGCCGCGTTGGAGCGGGCAGGTCACGTCGTCGTCGCCTGCTCGGCCGTCTCCGACGCGTCACGTCACCGAGCCCGGACCCGGCTTCCCGAGACCGAGATTCTGCCGGTGGCAGAGGTCGCGGCCCGTTCCGAACTGCTCGTTCTCGCCGTCCCCGACGCCGAACTGCCGTCGCTGATCGCGGGGCTGGCCTCCACCCGTGCGGTGCCGAGTCGCGCGATCGTGGCCCACACGTCCGGCGCGAACGGCATCGGGATCCTCGACCCCCTTACCGAGCAGGGCGTCGTTCCGCTCGCGATTCACCCCGCGATGACGTTCACCGGGCACGACGAGGACACCGTCCGTCTCGCGTCCGCCTGTTTCGGCATCACCGCCGCCGACGATATCGGTTACGCGATCGCGCAGTCGCTGGTCCTCGAGATCGGCGGCGAGCCCGTCCGGGTCCGCGAGGACATGCGACCGCTGTACCACGCCGCTCTCGCCCACGGCAGCAACCACCTGGTGACGCTCGTCGTCGACGCCGTGGCCGCGCTGCGCGTCGCCCTCGAAGGCCAGGAACTGCTCGGCCAGGAGTTGATCGGCGACGATCCGAACGGCCTGGCCGAACGAGTTCTCCAGCCGCTACTGTCCGCGGCGCTCGACAACGCCCTGCGGCGCGGGCCGTCGGCGCTGACGGGGCCGGTCGCGCGGGGCGATTCGGAAGCGGTCGCCACGCATCTGCGGGTACTCGAAGAGGTCGATCCGCGGATCGCGGCCGGCTACCGCGCCCTGTCCCTGAGGTCGGCGCAACGCGCCGGTGCGACACCCGAACTGCTGGAAATCCTGGAAGACCGGAGGTGAGTTCCGTGAGCGATCTGCAGGGCGGATACAAGCGCGGCGAACTGACCGTGCACCACGACCCGAGCGTGCTGACCCGGGTCTCGAAGGCGCTGCGCGGTGTCGGCCGCCAGGTCGCGCTCGTGCCGACGATGGGGGCCCTCCACACGGGCCATCTGGAGCTGGTGCGGCAGGCCAAGCTCACCGGCGCGGTGGTGATCGTCTCGATCTTCGTCAACCCGTTGCAGTTCGGCGCCGGCGAAGACCTCGACGCCTACCCGCGCACCCTCGACGCCGATCTCGAACTGCTGCGGGAGGCCGGAGTCGAGCTGGCGTTCGTGCCCACCGCAGCCACCATGTACCCGGCAGGACCGCGGACCACGATCCATCCCGGACCGCTGGGCGCCGAGCTGGAAGGCGTGTCCAGGCCGACGCACTTCGCGGGCATGCTCACCGTCGTCGCCAAGCTGCTGCAGATCGCCGCGCCGAACGTCGCGTACTTCGGTGAGAAGGACTACCAGCAGCTGACGTTGATCCGGCAGATGGTGACCGACCTGAACTTCGACGTCCGGATCTTCGGCGTGCCCACGGTGCGTGAGCACGACGGACTGGCACTGTCTTCGCGCAATCGCTACCTCGACGAGGCGCAGCGCAGCGCGGCGACGGCACTGTCCGCGGCCCTGATCGCCGGCGCCCACGCCGCGGCCGGGGGCGCCGAGGCGATCCTCGCCACCGCGCGCGAGGTGCTGGCGTCCGTCCCTGAGGTGGAGGTCGACTACCTCGAGGTGCGGGGCGTCGATCTCGGCCCCGCCCCCGAGCGGGGCGACGGCAGGCTGCTCGTCGCAGCCAAGGTCGGGACCACCCGCCTGATCGACAACGTCGGTGTCGCCGTCGGCACCGGATTCCTCGAACGCGACGCCGAACCACCGTCGGACGCGTCGGCCGCAGACGAACTTCTTTCCCGCTAGAAGAGTAAGGACCGGAACATGTTTCGCACCATGATGAAGTCGAAGATCCATCGCGCCACCGTCACGCACGCCGACCTGCACTACGTGGGCTCGGTGACGGTCGACCAGGATCTGATGGACGCCGCCGACCTTCTCGAGGGCGAGCAGGTGTGCATCGTCGACATCGACAACGGCGCGCGGCTCGAAACGTATGTGATCGCCGGCGAGCGGGGAAGTGGTGTCATCGGGATCAACGGTGCGGCAGCGCATCTGGTCAAGCCCGGCGACCTCGTCATCCTCATCGCGTACGGCGTCATGAACGAGCAGGAGGTGCGCGACTACGAGCCGCGTGTCGTGTTCGTCGACGCCGCCAACTCACCGATCGAGCTCGGCGCCGACCCCGCGCACGCGCCGGAGGGCTCCGGTCTCATCACCCCGC
This genomic interval carries:
- the tilS gene encoding tRNA lysidine(34) synthetase TilS, with the protein product MVLPEEPAILEVRHAVRRWIAAHAPDGEIAVALSGGADSLALTAAAAAEARSVCALVVDHRLQPGSADVADEAAARARALGCASAEVLPVDVTGSGGLEAAARQARYRALDSARGTRPVLLGHTLDDQAETVLLGLSRGSGGRSIWGMSAYDTPWGRPLLDVRRALTRQACAELGLSPHEDPHNASPDFVRVRLRTEVLPLLEDVLGGGVAGALARTGEHLREEGAVLDAMAADAQAKAVVEGEIDTALLALSAPPVRRRVLRSWLLAAGARGLGDTQLRAVDDLVARWRGQGQVAIGGGTPDARFVVRRRRGRLNVGLDDRRRV
- the hpt gene encoding hypoxanthine phosphoribosyltransferase, producing MYEGDIASVLISEDEIRRRTVELAEEIAKRYPEGAPEGDLLLVGVLKGAIFFMTDFARALPIPTQMEFMAVSSYGSSTSSSGVVRILKDLDKDIAGRHVLIVEDIIDSGLTLSWLMRNLSSRNPASLEVVTLLRKPDAIKVDVNVANVGFDIPNEFVVGYGLDYAERYRDLPYIGTLEPSVYGG
- a CDS encoding serine/threonine-protein kinase yields the protein MTRGNGSGRDGSAAGSDSAERTVGVTNSEHESSEATVAAGPSTVVAAHTVSARTMTAEQTAAAEQTAAAEQTAAAGPTVTARQPDTLITKPPSNAALDDVEVGQQVDDFDLLMGLGSGAFGRVFLARQRSMQRLVAVKISHDKGNEPQTLAQLDHNYIVRVFDQRLLEDRQLRLLYMQYLPGGTLLRVLRRVRVTPEQDRTGSLLLDVVDEEMREKGELRPTDSSVRDEIASLTWPETIAWLGRRLAEALDYAGKRGVLHRDIKPANILLTAEGVPKLADFNISFSDTVTGASPLAYFGGSLAYMSPEQLEACHRGMPGTAADLDTRSDIFALGVMLWELMCGRRPFEDEDVSSESLVALEAMLDRRSRDIDPEFLDQLPYDCPPSLRRVLLTCLAPKPEDRWSSGAELAQQFDLCLNPRARDLVDPPPNSWRMRLRRFALPILVIGIAVPNALAGAYNYHHNKMLIISNLTPEAQHSFESIQLVINSIAFPLGAIMLLYWCRYPLLVPRGLRKGKTYDRQTLARARTDTLLLGDRVVLVVFGLWVIAGIAYPISLQLAAGNVPPGAYVHFIASLIVCGAVSVAYPFFVVAFFAVRCIYPTLLPQDIASSADAHKLRGLDRRSTLYLAVAASVPLAGVAGVTFLSPDEITLVIIAVRILCVGGIFAFVGVYWLFRQLEQDLRALELAVSHEPVR
- a CDS encoding amidase is translated as MGDSPFTSAVVVAEQVRSGVSSPMEHVEAALAAIEQREPKIQAFVTVLAEQARADALALSRRPDLSTLPLAGVPVAIKDVISVAGLPMREGSGATSAEPRVADHPVVARLRAAGAVVVGLTTLPELAVWGTTDAPGHITRNPWNPSLTCGGSSGGAAAAVAAGMVPLAHGTDGLGSIRIPSANCGVFGIKPGRGVVPSELGATSWFGMAENGPIATTVDDAALMLSVLADRPELARIGASEPLRIAVAAGSPTFLATVDPQWRDAAVRAGTELTGSGHDVEPATLPYPVNLLPVLARWTAGTAADAKGLDLRRLQPRTRRHVALGRALGRFVRPEQVGRLEESLRAFFENYDVVITPALAQPPLAATTWSERSWLSNIVANVRYAPLSALWNLVGWPAASVPVGTHSHSGTPLAVQIAAPPGGEARILALAAHIERVGGGWPRVAPAR